One Herbaspirillum rubrisubalbicans genomic window carries:
- a CDS encoding TPM domain-containing protein gives MAHNNTSPSLLARLLRHLRMSRAAARRAFPSTTLKAIQASIGAGEQTHRAQVRVIVEAALSLGAVRRGETARQRAHELFARYRIWDTEENCGVLVYINLADRKVEIIADRGISARVAREQWQQLCHTMTAGYAQGHYERSTLQALADLHDILRTVLPRGNDTDGKVTNELSDKPLLL, from the coding sequence ATGGCGCACAACAACACATCCCCTTCCCTGCTGGCACGTCTGCTGCGTCACCTGCGGATGAGCCGGGCAGCGGCCCGCCGGGCCTTCCCCTCGACCACGCTCAAGGCCATCCAGGCCAGTATCGGCGCGGGTGAACAGACCCACCGCGCGCAAGTGCGGGTGATCGTCGAAGCCGCGCTGTCGCTGGGTGCGGTGCGACGCGGCGAAACGGCGCGGCAACGCGCGCATGAACTGTTCGCCCGCTATCGCATCTGGGATACCGAAGAAAACTGCGGCGTGCTGGTCTACATCAACCTGGCCGACCGCAAGGTGGAGATCATCGCCGACCGCGGCATCAGCGCCCGGGTCGCGCGCGAGCAATGGCAGCAGCTGTGCCATACCATGACGGCCGGTTACGCCCAGGGTCACTACGAGCGCAGCACCCTGCAAGCCCTGGCGGACTTGCACGACATTCTCAGGACCGTCCTGCCGCGTGGGAACGATACCGACGGCAAGGTGACTAACGAACTCTCCGACAAACCACTGCTGCTCTAG
- the dacB gene encoding D-alanyl-D-alanine carboxypeptidase/D-alanyl-D-alanine endopeptidase, producing the protein MFRFPRLASPSSPTFITFALALLTSAASAAQSLPPPVVGALRVAHIPQQNAGVLVVEADSGKRVLVSNNVSQPFNPASVMKLVTTDAALEILGPTYRWKTQAYIDGTLANGVLNGDLILKGGGDPKLVLENFWLFLRQLRARGIKDIRGNLVLDRSYFAESSYDPAQFDGDPQKPYNAGPDALLLNYRTQAFRFEPDVANGVVNVSMDPPMAGVTITPPRLSQEPCGDWQGKLMLDNQANAANFAGTYAADCGPRVWYVHPYRMTNLQYVGASFVQMWAELGGSFSGRVLNGLVTPTARLMVEVQSPPLPEVIRDINKYSNNLMARQVLLTLGAEMTGQPGDTTNAVRAVRSWLNDKGIDTSALVIENGAGLSRIDRVTPLLLGSLLVQAYRSPLMPEFVSSLPLVGYDGTMRRRLKTQSVAGQAHIKTGTLNDVRSIAGYVQAASGKTYVVVFLINHAAAPNGQQAQDALLQWVYENG; encoded by the coding sequence ATGTTCCGCTTTCCCCGCCTGGCATCGCCTTCTTCCCCGACCTTTATCACCTTTGCCCTGGCGTTGCTGACCAGTGCTGCCAGTGCGGCGCAAAGTCTGCCGCCACCAGTGGTGGGGGCGCTGCGCGTAGCCCATATCCCGCAACAGAATGCTGGTGTGCTGGTGGTCGAGGCCGACAGTGGCAAGCGCGTGCTGGTTTCCAACAATGTGAGTCAGCCGTTCAATCCGGCCTCGGTGATGAAGCTGGTGACCACCGATGCCGCGCTGGAAATCCTGGGGCCGACCTATCGCTGGAAGACCCAGGCCTATATCGACGGCACGCTCGCCAACGGCGTGCTCAATGGCGACCTGATTCTCAAGGGCGGGGGCGACCCCAAGCTGGTGTTGGAAAACTTCTGGCTGTTTCTGCGCCAGTTGCGCGCGCGCGGGATCAAGGACATCCGCGGCAACCTGGTACTGGACCGCAGCTATTTCGCCGAGTCCAGCTACGATCCCGCGCAATTCGACGGCGACCCGCAGAAGCCCTATAACGCCGGTCCCGACGCCTTGCTGTTGAATTACCGCACCCAGGCCTTCCGCTTCGAGCCGGATGTGGCCAATGGCGTGGTCAATGTCAGCATGGACCCGCCCATGGCAGGTGTCACCATCACCCCGCCGCGCCTGTCGCAGGAGCCGTGCGGTGACTGGCAGGGCAAGCTGATGTTGGACAACCAGGCCAATGCCGCCAATTTCGCCGGGACCTATGCCGCCGATTGCGGGCCGCGCGTGTGGTATGTGCATCCTTATCGCATGACTAACCTGCAGTATGTCGGCGCGAGTTTCGTGCAGATGTGGGCCGAGCTGGGCGGCAGTTTTTCCGGGCGCGTGCTCAATGGACTGGTCACGCCCACGGCGCGGCTGATGGTGGAAGTGCAGTCGCCGCCGCTGCCGGAAGTCATTCGCGACATCAACAAGTACAGCAACAACTTGATGGCGCGCCAGGTGCTCTTGACGCTGGGCGCGGAGATGACGGGGCAGCCTGGCGACACCACCAATGCCGTGCGCGCGGTGCGCTCCTGGCTCAATGACAAGGGCATCGATACCAGTGCCCTGGTCATCGAGAATGGGGCGGGTCTGTCGCGCATCGACCGGGTCACGCCGCTATTGCTGGGCAGTTTGCTGGTGCAGGCGTATCGCTCGCCGCTGATGCCGGAGTTCGTGTCCTCGCTGCCGCTGGTGGGCTATGACGGCACCATGCGTCGGCGTCTGAAGACGCAAAGCGTGGCCGGTCAGGCGCATATCAAGACCGGTACGCTCAATGATGTGCGTTCGATTGCGGGTTATGTACAGGCGGCTTCGGGCAAGACCTACGTGGTGGTGTTCCTGATCAATCACGCGGCTGCACCCAATGGGCAGCAGGCGCAGGATGCCTTGTTGCAGTGGGTGTACGAGAATGGTTGA
- a CDS encoding diguanylate cyclase, whose protein sequence is MSSRSKPDFGALRPSRSAHWRLLRELLDPISLYRRRPARPDDPPQQALIGKGVRFVQRIFRLRLIGLGIGFFCVAAGFLQQPVAWPLWLLLAAHGYLWPHLARYWALKSTIPYRAERRNLIIDAAFGGFWIAALNGNLVPSTVIISMLSMDNIAAGGLRLFMRGLYASLATAILAWWLLEAQFQPQSDLVTILACLPMMALYPLALGQSTYAMSKKLAERSRQFEIVSQLDGLTLLFNRRYWENLLAAEFERRRQERAPTHQAFLLLLDLDHFKSINDTHGHLIGDEVLRNFSRLLRANLREDDLIGRYGGEEFVVILRDIQPGEALALSQRLVEAARAANDENNLYGCTVSAGLVPFSTDMEAYFVWLQRADHAMYCAKESGRDRLVVWNERLERKVRAA, encoded by the coding sequence ATGTCATCCCGTTCCAAGCCTGATTTCGGTGCGCTGCGGCCATCGCGGTCGGCCCATTGGCGCCTGCTGCGCGAATTGCTCGACCCCATTAGCCTCTACCGCCGCCGACCGGCACGGCCCGACGATCCACCGCAGCAAGCGCTGATCGGCAAGGGCGTGCGCTTCGTGCAGCGCATCTTCCGCTTGCGGCTGATCGGCCTGGGGATCGGCTTTTTCTGCGTGGCCGCAGGCTTCCTGCAACAACCGGTCGCCTGGCCGCTGTGGCTGCTGCTGGCCGCGCACGGCTACCTGTGGCCGCACCTGGCGCGCTACTGGGCCCTCAAGAGTACCATCCCCTATCGCGCCGAACGCCGCAATCTCATCATCGATGCCGCCTTCGGCGGCTTCTGGATCGCCGCCCTGAACGGCAACCTGGTGCCCAGCACAGTGATCATCTCCATGCTATCGATGGACAATATCGCCGCCGGCGGCCTGCGCCTGTTCATGCGCGGCCTCTATGCCAGCCTGGCCACTGCCATCCTGGCCTGGTGGCTGCTGGAGGCGCAGTTCCAGCCGCAATCGGACCTGGTCACCATCCTCGCCTGCCTGCCGATGATGGCGCTCTACCCGCTGGCTCTGGGCCAATCGACCTATGCGATGTCCAAGAAACTGGCCGAGCGCTCGCGCCAGTTCGAGATCGTCAGCCAGCTCGATGGACTCACTTTGCTATTCAACCGGCGCTACTGGGAAAACCTGCTCGCTGCCGAATTCGAGCGGCGCCGCCAGGAACGTGCCCCGACCCATCAAGCCTTCCTGCTGTTGCTGGACCTGGACCACTTCAAGAGCATCAACGACACCCACGGCCACCTGATCGGCGACGAAGTGCTGCGCAATTTCTCGCGACTGCTGCGCGCCAACCTGCGCGAGGATGACTTGATCGGACGCTATGGCGGCGAGGAATTCGTGGTGATCCTGCGCGACATCCAGCCCGGCGAAGCCCTGGCGCTGTCGCAACGGCTGGTGGAAGCTGCGCGCGCGGCCAATGATGAAAATAATTTATACGGTTGCACCGTCAGCGCCGGCCTGGTGCCCTTTTCCACCGACATGGAGGCGTACTTCGTCTGGCTGCAACGCGCCGATCACGCCATGTACTGCGCCAAGGAAAGCGGCCGCGACCGCCTGGTAGTGTGGAACGAGAGACTGGAACGCAAGGTGCGCGCGGCCTGA
- the mgtA gene encoding magnesium-translocating P-type ATPase codes for MTLNLLKETFVSFIRARGMDRHFRRLGMDMFRSAPVTREVPPTLAEQLSQASRSQAQDLLQRLHTRLDGLTEAEADAIREHSGPNEVEHEKPLTWYVHLWHCYKNPFNLLLTLLATVSFYTDDMKAATVIGTMVVVSTLLRFVQEARSNTAADKLKAMVSNTATVMRHDQVEEIAAEAQRYFDVTLHPKGARRVEVPIRKLVPGDVVLLSAGDMIPADLRLLAAKDLFVSQAAMTGESLPVEKFVTASNLNTSSPLELDNLCFMGTNVVSGSATGVVLTTGKRTYFGALAERVTATDRTPTAFQAGVNKVSWLLIRFMLVMTPVVFFINGFTKGDWVEAFLFGLSVAVGLTPEMLPMIVTSTLAKGAVALSRKKVIVKRLDAIQNFGAMDVLCTDKTGTLTQDKIFLERHTDIHGEPDDEVLQYAYLNSYYQTGLKNLLDVAVLEHAELQREMSIASAYRKVDEIPFDFQRRRMSVVVSEREDHHELICKGAVEEIVSVCSRARVNGQVVPLTPALLEEIRATTGGLNAEGLRVVGVAAKELPPTKEVYSLADESDLVLIGYIAFLDPPKESTAPALAALRAHGVKVKILTGDNELVTAKICREVGLEVKGMLLGSYVEKMSDAELSQAVETVTVFAKLSPAHKERIVRVLHDRGHVVGFMGDGINDAPALRAADIGISVDTAVDIAKEAADLILLEKSLMVLEAGVLEGRKTFANMLKYIKMTASSNFGNVFSVLIASAFLPFLPMLPLHLLVQNLLYDVSQISIPFDNVDKEFLEKPQRWDAGDIGRFMVFFGPISSIFDISTFALMWFIFGASSPEHQTLFQSGWFIEGLLSQTLIVHMIRTRRIPFFQSRASWPLMGMTLAIMAIGIAIPMTPLAHYFKLEALPLSYFPWLVGILVAYAVLIQGMKGWYAKRYGWQ; via the coding sequence ATGACTCTGAACCTGCTGAAAGAAACCTTTGTCAGCTTCATCCGCGCCCGCGGTATGGATCGACACTTCCGCCGCCTGGGCATGGACATGTTCCGCAGCGCCCCGGTGACCCGCGAAGTCCCGCCCACCCTGGCCGAGCAATTGAGCCAGGCCTCCCGCAGCCAAGCCCAGGACCTGCTGCAACGCCTGCACACCCGCCTGGACGGCCTGACCGAAGCCGAAGCCGACGCCATCCGCGAACACAGCGGCCCCAACGAAGTCGAGCATGAAAAGCCGCTGACCTGGTACGTCCACCTGTGGCACTGCTACAAGAACCCCTTCAATCTGCTGCTGACCCTGCTGGCCACCGTCTCCTTCTACACCGACGACATGAAGGCCGCCACCGTGATCGGTACCATGGTGGTGGTCTCCACGCTGCTGCGCTTCGTCCAGGAAGCCCGCTCCAACACTGCCGCCGACAAGCTCAAGGCCATGGTCAGCAACACCGCTACCGTGATGCGCCACGACCAGGTCGAAGAGATCGCCGCCGAAGCCCAGCGCTACTTCGACGTCACCCTGCACCCCAAGGGCGCGCGCCGCGTCGAAGTGCCGATCCGCAAGCTGGTGCCGGGCGACGTCGTGCTGCTCTCGGCCGGCGACATGATCCCCGCCGACCTGCGCCTGTTGGCCGCCAAGGACTTGTTCGTGAGCCAAGCCGCCATGACTGGCGAATCACTGCCGGTGGAAAAATTCGTCACCGCCAGCAACCTCAACACCAGCAGCCCCCTGGAGCTGGACAACCTGTGCTTCATGGGCACCAACGTGGTCAGCGGCTCGGCCACCGGCGTGGTACTGACCACCGGCAAGCGCACCTACTTCGGCGCCCTGGCCGAGCGCGTCACCGCCACCGACCGCACCCCGACTGCGTTCCAGGCCGGCGTGAACAAGGTGAGCTGGCTGCTGATCCGCTTCATGCTGGTGATGACCCCGGTGGTGTTCTTCATCAACGGCTTCACCAAGGGTGACTGGGTCGAGGCCTTCCTGTTCGGCCTCTCGGTGGCCGTGGGCCTGACCCCGGAAATGCTGCCCATGATCGTCACCTCGACCCTGGCCAAGGGTGCGGTGGCCTTGTCGCGCAAGAAGGTGATCGTCAAGCGCCTGGACGCGATCCAGAACTTCGGCGCCATGGACGTACTGTGCACCGACAAGACCGGCACCCTCACGCAAGACAAGATCTTCCTGGAACGTCATACCGACATCCACGGCGAACCCGACGATGAAGTGCTGCAATACGCCTATCTGAACAGTTATTACCAGACCGGCCTGAAAAACCTGCTGGACGTGGCCGTGCTGGAGCACGCCGAACTGCAACGTGAAATGTCCATCGCCTCGGCCTATCGCAAGGTCGATGAAATTCCTTTCGACTTCCAGCGCCGCCGCATGTCGGTGGTGGTCTCCGAACGCGAAGATCACCACGAACTGATCTGCAAGGGCGCCGTCGAGGAAATCGTCTCGGTCTGCTCGCGCGCTCGCGTCAATGGCCAAGTGGTGCCGCTGACACCGGCCCTGCTGGAAGAGATCCGCGCCACCACCGGCGGCCTCAATGCCGAAGGTCTGCGCGTGGTCGGTGTGGCCGCCAAGGAGCTGCCGCCGACCAAGGAAGTCTATAGCCTGGCCGATGAATCGGACCTGGTACTGATCGGCTACATCGCCTTCCTCGATCCGCCCAAGGAATCAACCGCCCCGGCCCTGGCCGCGCTGCGTGCGCACGGCGTGAAGGTCAAGATCCTGACCGGCGACAACGAACTGGTCACCGCCAAGATCTGCCGCGAGGTCGGACTGGAGGTCAAGGGCATGTTGCTGGGTTCCTACGTCGAAAAGATGAGCGATGCCGAACTATCGCAGGCGGTAGAAACCGTGACGGTCTTCGCCAAGCTCTCGCCAGCCCACAAGGAACGCATCGTGCGCGTGCTGCATGACCGTGGCCACGTGGTCGGCTTCATGGGCGACGGCATCAACGACGCCCCGGCCCTGCGTGCGGCTGATATCGGTATCTCGGTGGATACGGCGGTGGATATCGCCAAGGAAGCAGCCGACCTGATCCTGCTGGAAAAGAGCCTGATGGTATTGGAAGCCGGTGTACTGGAAGGCCGCAAGACCTTCGCCAACATGCTCAAGTACATCAAGATGACCGCCAGCTCCAACTTCGGCAATGTCTTCTCGGTCCTGATCGCCAGTGCCTTCCTGCCTTTCCTGCCGATGCTGCCCTTGCATCTGCTGGTGCAGAATCTGCTGTATGACGTCTCGCAGATCTCGATCCCGTTCGACAACGTCGATAAGGAATTCCTGGAAAAGCCGCAGCGCTGGGATGCCGGTGACATCGGCCGCTTCATGGTCTTCTTCGGCCCGATCAGCTCGATCTTCGACATCAGCACCTTTGCGCTGATGTGGTTCATCTTCGGCGCCAGCTCGCCGGAACATCAAACCCTGTTCCAGTCCGGCTGGTTCATCGAAGGCCTGCTGTCGCAGACGCTGATCGTGCACATGATCCGCACGCGCCGCATCCCCTTCTTCCAGAGCCGTGCCTCGTGGCCACTGATGGGAATGACGCTGGCCATCATGGCCATCGGCATTGCGATCCCGATGACACCGCTGGCGCATTACTTCAAGCTGGAGGCGCTGCCGCTGTCCTACTTCCCGTGGCTGGTGGGGATCCTGGTGGCGTATGCGGTGCTGATTCAGGGGATGAAGGGGTGGTATGCCAAGCGGTATGGGTGGCAGTGA
- a CDS encoding hybrid sensor histidine kinase/response regulator: protein MIEKHKDRDLPRVKFLLVDDLDENLLALSALLQRDDVELLLARSGLEALELLLQHEVALAFIDVQMPDMDGFELAELIRGSERTRNVPLIFVTAGVRDERRLFKGYESGAVDFLYKPIEPHILRNKAEVFFQLYRQKQLLALELRERTETLRMNEMFVAILGHDLRNPLSAVVMAATLLQRTYKEEVAQKASQQILNGGKRMAKLIENMLDLARARLAGGIPLARASACLGEITERVVQEYQATYPGSVIERRIEGDDNGFWDGDRLAQVAANLLGNALQHGVAGSPICIGLDGRSEHEVVLTIANRGVIPAELLPVIFDPFRGGGREIGRKEGLGLGLFIAQQIVKAHGGSITMTSDDQVQTMVTVRLPRR from the coding sequence GTGATAGAAAAACATAAAGACCGAGACCTGCCGCGGGTGAAATTCCTGTTGGTCGATGATCTCGACGAAAACTTGTTGGCCCTCTCGGCGCTGCTGCAACGGGACGATGTCGAACTGCTGCTGGCCCGCTCGGGCCTGGAGGCGCTGGAGCTGCTGTTGCAGCACGAAGTGGCGCTGGCCTTCATCGACGTGCAGATGCCGGACATGGATGGCTTCGAGCTGGCCGAACTGATCCGCGGCAGCGAGCGCACCCGCAACGTGCCGCTGATCTTCGTCACCGCCGGTGTGCGCGATGAACGGCGCCTGTTCAAGGGCTATGAAAGCGGGGCCGTGGATTTTCTCTACAAGCCCATCGAGCCGCACATCCTGCGCAACAAGGCCGAGGTGTTCTTCCAGTTGTATCGTCAGAAGCAATTGCTGGCGCTGGAATTGCGCGAGCGCACCGAGACCCTGCGCATGAATGAAATGTTCGTGGCCATCCTCGGTCACGACTTGCGCAATCCCTTGAGCGCGGTGGTGATGGCCGCCACCCTGCTGCAGCGGACCTACAAGGAAGAGGTGGCGCAGAAGGCTTCGCAGCAGATCCTCAATGGCGGCAAGCGCATGGCCAAGCTGATCGAGAACATGCTGGATCTGGCCCGCGCCCGCCTGGCCGGCGGCATCCCGCTGGCGCGCGCCAGTGCCTGCCTGGGCGAGATCACGGAACGGGTAGTGCAGGAATACCAGGCCACCTATCCGGGCAGCGTGATCGAGCGCCGCATCGAGGGTGACGATAACGGTTTCTGGGATGGCGACCGCCTGGCCCAGGTCGCCGCCAATCTGCTGGGCAATGCCTTGCAGCACGGTGTGGCCGGCAGCCCGATCTGCATCGGCCTCGATGGCCGCAGCGAACATGAGGTGGTGCTGACCATCGCCAATCGCGGCGTGATCCCGGCCGAATTGCTGCCGGTGATTTTCGATCCTTTCCGCGGTGGCGGACGTGAAATCGGACGCAAGGAAGGGCTGGGATTGGGCTTGTTCATTGCGCAGCAGATCGTCAAGGCGCATGGGGGAAGCATTACCATGACCTCTGATGACCAGGTGCAGACGATGGTGACGGTGAGGTTGCCGCGGCGATAG
- a CDS encoding chemotaxis protein CheB gives MNPRPAQSELSGFNDLAGRSIEAIVIGASAGGVEALSEILPALRRGAAVATMVVLHIPRERPSLLASIFADRCAQPVVEAQDKEPAQAGVIYFAPPDYHLLVDRGEEGPLLAMSNDELVNFSRPAIDVLFESAADVYGPQLLGIVLTGGNHDGAAGLQAIARAGGVTVVQSPQQAQVPYMPAQALALGNIDYVLTLPQIADLLRTLGVTGNDQEKERR, from the coding sequence GTGAATCCCCGGCCGGCCCAGAGTGAGCTCAGTGGTTTCAATGACCTCGCTGGCCGCAGCATCGAGGCGATCGTCATCGGCGCCTCGGCCGGGGGCGTGGAAGCGCTCTCGGAAATCCTGCCGGCCTTGCGCCGCGGGGCGGCTGTGGCGACCATGGTGGTGCTGCACATCCCGCGTGAGCGGCCCAGCCTGCTGGCATCGATCTTTGCCGATCGTTGCGCCCAACCGGTGGTGGAAGCGCAGGACAAGGAGCCGGCCCAGGCCGGCGTGATCTATTTTGCGCCACCGGATTATCATCTGCTGGTCGATCGCGGCGAAGAAGGGCCCTTGCTGGCCATGTCCAATGACGAACTGGTCAACTTCTCGCGCCCGGCCATCGACGTGCTGTTCGAATCGGCGGCGGATGTCTATGGCCCGCAGCTGCTGGGCATCGTGCTCACCGGTGGCAACCACGATGGCGCAGCCGGCTTGCAGGCCATTGCCCGCGCCGGCGGCGTGACCGTGGTGCAAAGTCCGCAGCAGGCCCAGGTGCCTTACATGCCGGCGCAGGCACTGGCGCTGGGAAACATCGATTATGTGCTCACGCTCCCGCAGATCGCTGATCTGCTGCGCACCCTGGGCGTAACCGGGAATGACCAGGAAAAGGAACGCAGGTGA
- a CDS encoding CheR family methyltransferase — translation MDAQINQALANRHFDIEMQLLLDAIYLKYHCDFRGYAGASLKRRLATAMIRFDCATLSQLQDRVLHDAAVFPALMDYLTVQVSEMFRDPSYFLALREKVVPLLRTYPSLKIWVAGCSSGEEVYSLAILLREEGLLERSIIYATDINQAALKKAEAGVYELDRIAGFTSNHQKAGARTSLSDYYTAAYGAVMFDKSLRKNVVFSDHSLATDSVFAEMHLVSCRNVLIYFNRHLQERALGLFRESLVRKGFLGLGSKESLRFSSHGPAFDEVVREDRIFQKKGEL, via the coding sequence ATGGATGCCCAAATAAACCAGGCCCTGGCCAACCGGCATTTCGATATCGAAATGCAGTTGCTGCTGGACGCCATCTACCTCAAGTACCACTGCGATTTCCGCGGCTATGCCGGGGCATCCTTGAAGCGCCGCCTGGCCACCGCCATGATCCGCTTCGACTGCGCGACCCTGTCGCAACTGCAGGACAGGGTCTTGCATGATGCGGCGGTGTTTCCGGCCTTGATGGATTACCTCACCGTACAGGTCAGCGAGATGTTCCGCGATCCCAGCTACTTCCTGGCCTTGCGCGAGAAGGTGGTGCCGCTGCTGCGCACCTATCCATCGCTCAAGATCTGGGTAGCCGGCTGCAGCAGTGGCGAGGAAGTCTATTCGCTGGCGATCCTGCTGCGCGAGGAAGGCTTGCTCGAACGCAGCATCATCTATGCCACCGACATCAACCAGGCCGCGCTCAAGAAGGCCGAAGCCGGGGTCTACGAGCTGGACCGTATCGCCGGCTTCACCAGCAATCACCAGAAAGCTGGCGCAAGGACTTCGCTTTCGGATTACTATACGGCGGCTTATGGCGCGGTGATGTTTGACAAATCCTTGCGCAAGAACGTGGTCTTTTCCGACCACAGCCTGGCCACCGACAGCGTCTTTGCCGAGATGCACCTGGTCTCTTGCCGCAATGTGCTGATCTATTTCAACCGCCATCTGCAGGAACGCGCGCTGGGCCTGTTCCGTGAATCGCTGGTGCGCAAGGGCTTCCTGGGCCTGGGCTCCAAGGAGTCGCTGCGGTTTTCTTCGCATGGCCCGGCCTTTGATGAAGTGGTGCGCGAAGATCGCATCTTCCAGAAGAAGGGGGAGTTGTGA